TGTCCTCGTCGACCAGCGTGACCGTCGCGCCGAATTTGATGGTGGAGCCCGAGAGCTTGGAGACGTCGATGACCTCGGCGCGCGACAGCTTGTCCTCGAGGTCGGCGATGCGGCCCTCGTTCAGCGACTGCGCTTCCTTGGCGGCGTGATATTCGGCGTTCTCCGACAAATCGCCGTGCGAGCGGGCCTCGGAGATCGCCTGGATGATGCGCGGGCGCTCGGTCTGCTGACGATGCCGCAGCTCGGTGTCGAGAGCGGCGTAGCCGGCGGCGGTCATGGGCACCTTGTCCATCTCTCTTGCTCTCTGCTCTTTTTGTTCCGGAGGCTCGGCCGCGCTTCTTTAATAAATCGCTCGTCCTCCGCCGGTTTCGCGAAACCAGGCAGGCGATCGAACCCCTTGAACATGAATGAGCCGCTGACGCGGCGACCGAATCTCAAGCTCGCGCGCGCCCGGCCGAGGCGCGTCAGTCACGCGAAATAGTCCTGCAGGGCGCGGACTTCGAGATCTCCCGATACATAGGCCCGGATGCTCTGCGCCGCCGCGATCGCGCCGGCGAGCGTCGTATAATAGGGCACTTTATGCAATAGCGCAGCTTGGCGCAAGGAACGTGAATCGGCCAGCGCCTGGGCGCCTTCGGTCGTGTTGAACACGAGCTGAACCGAGCCGTTCTTGATCGCGTCCACGATATGCGGCCGCCCCTCCGAGACCTTGTTCAGCTTTTGCGCCGGCACGCCGTTCTCGGCGAGATAGCGCGCCGTGCCGCCGGTCGCGACCACCGAAAAGCCGAGCTCGGCCAATAGCTTCACCGCCGGCAGAACGCGCGGCTTGTCGGCGTCCCGAACCGAGACGAACAAGGTCCCCTGGCGCGGCACCTTGGTGCCGCCGCCGAGCTGGCTCTTGGCGAAGGCCGCCTCGAAGCTGCGGTCGAGCCCGATCACCTCGCCCGTCGAGCGCATCTCGGGGCCGAGCACAGTGTCGACGCCGGGGAAGCGCGCGAAGGGGAACACCGATTCCTTGACGCCCACGTGATTCGGCATGGGCCGCGGCAGGCCGAAGCCCGCGAGCTTCTCGCCGGCCATGATTCGCGCCGCGATCTTGGCGATCGGCGCGCCCACCACCTTGGCGACGAAAGGCACGGTCCGCGAGGCGCGCGGATTGACCTCGAGCACATAGATCTCGCCGTCCTTCAGCGCGAACTGCACATTCATCAGGCCGACGACGCCGAGCGCGTCGGCGAGCAGGATCGTCTGCCGCTCGAGCTCGGCCACGGTGCCCGGCAACAGCGAGCGCGGCGGCAGCGAGCAGGCCGAATCGCCGGAATGAATGCCGGCCTCCTCGATATGCTCCATCACCCCGGCGATGGCCGCGCTCGTCCCATCGGCGACGCAATCCACGTCGACTTCTATGGCGTCGGTCAGATAGCGGTCGAACAGCAGCGGATTGCGGCCGAGCACGGTGTTGATCTGGCCGGTCTTGTCGTTGGGATAGCGCGCCTTCACATCGGAGGGAACGAGGCTCGGCAGCGTGCCGAGCAGATAATCGTCGAGCGCGTTCTGATCGCGGATGATGGCCATGGCGCGCCCGCCGAGCACATAGGACGGGCGCACGACCAGCGGTAGACCGAGCTCGCCGGCGACGAGCCGCGACTGCTCCACCGAATAGGCGATGCCGTTCTTCGGCTGCTTCAGGCCGAGCTTGTCGAGCAGGCGCTTGAAGCGGTCGCGGTCCTCGGCGAGATCGATCGAATCGACCGGCGTGCCGAGGATCGGCAAGCCGGCCGAATTCAGCGCATGGGCGAGCTTCAGCGGCGTCTGCCCGCCATATTGCACGATGACGCCGTGCAGCGTCCCATTGCTGCGCTCGACATCGAGAATCTCCTCGACGTCCTCCGCCGTCAGCGGCTCGAAATAGAGGCGATCCGATGTGTCGTAATCCGTCGACACCGTCTCCGGATTGCAATTGATCATCACCGTCTCGAAGCCGGCGTCGGCGAGCGCGAAGCAGGCGTGGCAGCAGCAATAATCGAATTCGATGCCCTGACCGATGCGGTTCGGTCCGCCGCCGAGGATGACGACCTTGCGCCTGTCGGAAGGGCGCGCCTCATTGGCGGGCGCGCCGAGGAAAGGCGTCTCATAGGTCGAATACATGTAAGCGGTGGGCGAGGCGAATTCCGCCGCGCAAGTGTCGATGCGCTTATAGACCGGACGCACGTCGAGGGCGCGGCGCGCGGCGCGCACGCCTTTCTCGGCCTCGCCCGAGAGCGTCGCGAGGCGGGCGTCGGAGAAGCCGGCGAATTTCAGCGCGCGGAAATTCTCGGCGTCCTTCGGCAGGCCGAATTTGCGCACCTTGGTC
The sequence above is a segment of the Methylosinus trichosporium OB3b genome. Coding sequences within it:
- the greA gene encoding transcription elongation factor GreA, with protein sequence MDKVPMTAAGYAALDTELRHRQQTERPRIIQAISEARSHGDLSENAEYHAAKEAQSLNEGRIADLEDKLSRAEVIDVSKLSGSTIKFGATVTLVDEDTEEEKAYQIVGEPEADAKNGRVSIASPIARALIGKKAGDTVEVKTPGGGKSYEILKVAFV
- the carB gene encoding carbamoyl-phosphate synthase large subunit produces the protein MPKRTDISTILIIGAGPIVIGQACEFDYSGTQACKALRAEGYRIVLVNSNPATIMTDPDMADRTYVEPITPEIVAKIIEKERYAIPGGFALLPTMGGQTALNCALSLERMGVLEKFDVEMIGADAKAIDKAEDRELFREAMTKIGLETPRSRLANATDLKTSDKARRNAEIAEIEASELPLEEKQKRIADIRRRWETGEPERKRRYISKGLTEALEALEDIGLPAIIRPSFTLAGTGGGIAYNKAEFIDIIERGLDASPTTEVLIEESVIGWKEYEMEVVRDRADNCIIVCSIENIDPMGVHTGDSITVAPALTLTDKEYQIMRDASIAVLREIGVETGGSNVQFAVDPATGRMIVIEMNPRVSRSSALASKATGFPIAKVAAKLAVGYTLDEIANDITGGATPASFEPTIDYIVTKIPRFAFEKFPGAEPVLTTAMKSVGEAMAIGRNFAESLQKALRSLETGLSGLDEIEIDGMGRGDDMNVLRAALGTPTPDRLLVVGQALRLGMDPAEIHEACKIDPWFIARIAEIVAFETKVRKFGLPKDAENFRALKFAGFSDARLATLSGEAEKGVRAARRALDVRPVYKRIDTCAAEFASPTAYMYSTYETPFLGAPANEARPSDRRKVVILGGGPNRIGQGIEFDYCCCHACFALADAGFETVMINCNPETVSTDYDTSDRLYFEPLTAEDVEEILDVERSNGTLHGVIVQYGGQTPLKLAHALNSAGLPILGTPVDSIDLAEDRDRFKRLLDKLGLKQPKNGIAYSVEQSRLVAGELGLPLVVRPSYVLGGRAMAIIRDQNALDDYLLGTLPSLVPSDVKARYPNDKTGQINTVLGRNPLLFDRYLTDAIEVDVDCVADGTSAAIAGVMEHIEEAGIHSGDSACSLPPRSLLPGTVAELERQTILLADALGVVGLMNVQFALKDGEIYVLEVNPRASRTVPFVAKVVGAPIAKIAARIMAGEKLAGFGLPRPMPNHVGVKESVFPFARFPGVDTVLGPEMRSTGEVIGLDRSFEAAFAKSQLGGGTKVPRQGTLFVSVRDADKPRVLPAVKLLAELGFSVVATGGTARYLAENGVPAQKLNKVSEGRPHIVDAIKNGSVQLVFNTTEGAQALADSRSLRQAALLHKVPYYTTLAGAIAAAQSIRAYVSGDLEVRALQDYFA